Part of the Microcoleus sp. AS-A8 genome, CGGAATCACCGCTTTGCAAGGGTGAGTCAGTTAGTTCAACCTCTATCCATTGTGATTTGTCCGCATCCCATTCACGCACGGTGCGGGAGTAGTTCATGTCTTCGATGATAGAAACTGCCAGCATCTCGGTGATTTCATCGACTGACTTGAGAGGCATTCGTTGGCGTCCCGGTTCCCCGTGAATACCGATACCCGCTTCCATTTCATCTTCCCCCAGTTCAAAAGTGGGGCTACCTTTGGCAGGTACGGTGCAGGAAGTGAGTGCTATCCCCATGCTGCGTCCGTTGAGGTTAACCTTATGGCAAAGGTTGGTAAGTTGCTTCAAGTCATATCCCTGTTCAGCCGCAGCACCACAGATTTTTTCAGCCAGGACGGTTGTGCCAACACCTCGACGCCCTTGGGTGTAGAGGCTATCTTTAACCGCGATATCATCATCAATCAGAATATTGGATATTTCGATGCCTTCGGAGTGAGCTAGTTCGGCTGCCATCTCGAAGTTCATCACGTCGCCACTATAGTTTTTAACGATATTGAGGACACCAGCATTCCCATTAACCATCTTGGCAGCTTCTAGCATTTGGTCAGGAGTGGGAGAGGTGAAGACTTCACCGGGACAGGCAGCATCTAACATGCCGAAGCCAACAAAACCGCCGTGCATGGGTTCGTGTCCACTACCGCCACCGGAGATAAGGGCGACTTTGTTTTGAATGGGTGCGTCGGCGCGATAGATGAAGTGAGGGTCAAGGTGGACTTTGATTAGGTTAGAATGGGCGGCTGCCATGCCTTGTAGGCTTTCGCGTACTACATCGTCGGGGTTGTTGATGAGTTTTTTCATAGTTTCTCCATTGCCTTCTGTGTCGGTACTCCAAGTCTTAGTCAGTATGGCCCCAAGAACCGCTCTCCATTAAAGTGGATCATGTGAGTTGGAGACTGGGCTATCCAAACTTCGGTCTCCCAAGAGATGTTGGTCAAATATTTCGCCAGGTCGATTCGATTAAGGAAGGCGCTGACAAATACAAGACCCGCTGTTGAATCCTTGAATACTATCTCAAGCTCATTCCGGCGTTTTGGGTCTACGGAGCCATGACTGGTAACAGCCTCAATCAGCACGAGCCAATTCTTCTCAACATAGTGAACCACAACGTCGGGCATCTTTCCGTGGGTATCGACAGCAACACCTAATGCCTCAAGTGATTCTCTGTCAAAGTAGCCCCACTTATTAGCTGCATCGCCTACATAAATTAGCTTTCCACCTGGAGTGAAACGAGGGCAAAACTCGTTGATAATCTGCTCAATCAGTATGTTCTGCCCACCTGGTGATAATGAGATGGTCTTACCTGAAGCTACCGTTACAGGAATCCATGCCATCTCCCGTTCTAAGGCGTACCGCCCTTGTAGTGTCTCGACAGACGTTAGGTAGATTTTTAGTTTCTCAGTCCAGGTATCTGTCTCGTAAGCACGGAGTAACTCCAGCGTGTTTTCCTCGACTTGATAAACAGTTTTGGGGCTGTTCGGCGGTCTTGAAGGCTTGTCCGGGTTGGCGACAAGAATACCAGCTTCTAAGAACTGATGAACAGTCTGACGACGGATAGTTTCGCGAGTGTTGGGTGCGTACTGTTTCCCGTAGTACTTAGCGATGAATTCCATGATGGGAGTGATTCCCCGTAAAGGGTTACTTGCATCAGACCAAGGGTTATCCGGTTTTAGATGAAGTAGAGCCAGCAACGTCAGGGCAGACCTCTCATTTTGCTGTGCAGGTGGTAGACCTAGATCTCTGAGAACAGCCTTGGCTTCCTCAGTTCTCCTAGTCATTTTAAGAGCGAGAGAATTGGTGTTGTCAGGCATGTAGGATGAATCCTTTTTGAAGAATTCAAGAGATAGTTGTATGGGTTGACTTAATAGATAAGGTTCTTTAAGTGATATCGACTCATGAGCTTGTAAACATGCTTTGACAGAACAAGCTACAGCATGAGCCAAGATGGGAGGAACTGCATTGCCAATCTGGTTATACTGGCTGTCTTCAGAACCCTGGAATTCAAACCAATCGGGAAAACTCTGTAAACGAGCACCTTCACGAACCGTAAGCCTACGCCTGCGTCCATCGGGCAAACGAATCCGCAGCATATCGCCAGTAGGAGCACTCAGGTTGCGGCAAGTCACGGTTCTAGAGGGAGCATCAAGGTGCAAATCTCTGGGTCTGATACATTTGGAGGCTATCTCATATTTCTTGACATATTCATCCATGCTGGAAGTGAGAAACTTTGAGTTAGGAGGTGCAACAAATGCGAATTCTCCGAGTGCTTCACCAGCGGTGTAAGGTGAGTTTAAATGGGTTTTTTCTGGCCATTGCCAGCCCCCTTGATGAGCAACGCAAAACAGACGCTCTCTACGCTGAGGTACGCCATAATGGGCAGCGTTAAGAATATTCCACTCAACGATATAGCCTAGTTCTTTTAGAGCTATAACAATCTCTTCAAAGTAGGCTTTGTTGCGAAATAGCATTCCGCGCACATTCTCAAATAAGGCTATTTTTGGATGATAGCGGTCAATGGCGTCGAGAAAAATTGGGAACCCATCGCGACTATCTTGGAGTCCCAACTGGTGTCCATTGACGCTAAAAGGCTGACATGGGGGGCCTCCAACGATCACATCTGCTTCAGCCATCAAATTGGGGTTGCGTGTCAAAGTTAACTGATAACATGTACCCTGCAAGTTTTGCTGATAAGTAGCGCAGGCATCCTCTAGCATTTCATAACCAACTGTTTTAAAGCCAGCTACTTCAAAACCCAGCGCTAGCCCTCCACAACCGGCAAACAGATCGATGACTAAAGGTTCCGTTGGCTCTCTTAGAGGGAGTTGGAGTTCTTGTTCCAAAAAATCAAAGTAGAGAGGTCTGTGGTTGAAGATAGCCGTTTTCATCGAAGTCTATATTTTGTGCGTTCCTCACTATAAGTCAGCACCCATCGGACTAACGATGAACAATAAAATATAAGCCTGCGCTGAATAAAACTGAATCACTTTGCACAGGCGATCGCATCACGTTGCATTTTACTGGTTTCAACTCAATTGCCCAGAATTACATTGACTCGGACTCAATCCACACTGTAACCGCAGCAACAGCAATCAGCATCTCGTCATTTTTATCATTAAGGGAGGGAATGGCTCGACCCTGAACCACCATCCCACCAAACTCAACCGTGAGCGTTTTGCGCCCAAAAGGGAGCACAGCCAATACCTCGGCTTCCCGTACTTGTTCCGGATAAGGGACGGCTATTTGGACTTCAACAATCATTTGATCGGGATCGCTTAAACCCGCAACTTCCCAAACACCGGGCAAGGCATTGTGCGCGATCGCATTGCGTACAGCCCTTGCAGCAGCGACAGTCGCTTCCTGTCCGTGCTGATCGACTCCCATACCCATTTCGATAATCAAGCGTTTACGCACCACAACCCCCTCTTTTGTTTTCACTTTCTCTTCCACAGGTTAATACAACAGAGCGCTGCCTGTTCATTTCAGTCGCTAGCTAGGTGACTCGACCCCCAGCACGATTGTGTCCCAATTCTCGGATAATTTGATCGGCGTAGTTGAAAAAATCGGGAAAGCTGCTCATGCTAATTTCTTCCCCCTGTCAGGGATTATGTCATTTTGGATTTTGGATTTTAGATTTCGGATTTTGCAAGCATTGCCAATAGGTAGTTTCAGAACTTCAAACAGAACAACTCTCAACCTACTTGATATCCGTTGTTAGTAGAAGGACATGGCGAAATCAAATTTTGAAAACTTGCAAATTTACAAACTGTCGGAGAGCATCGCTGACGAAATTTGGAATATCGTCGGAAATTGGGAGCAATTCGCTAAAGATACCATCGGCAAGCAGATAGTGCGTTCTGTAGATAGCATTGGTGCCAATATCGCACAAGGTACTGATCGACATAATTTTTCAGAGCATCAACATTACCTTAGGCTCGCCCTCAGCTCTTTGAATGAAACAAGATACTGGTTGCGACGAGCTTACACTCGACATCTCTTAACACCAAAACAAATCCATAAACTCAAACCCATCGTTGATGAACTCTCCCTTAAACTAAACGCATACCTAAAATCCATAAGATCTGATTGATGGCTGAATTCGGTGTGACTTAGAACAGAGATATTGAGTTAAATTGAGTTTATTTGGGTTTTATGGAGCCGTTTAATAAGAGATAAATAGCTAGCCGTTAAGAGTTATCAATTAGTTCTTATTTGTTCTTATATTAATTGATATGGGGGTTACAATTTTCGTTTCCTTCGCGTTTTTCTAAGCTCACATCTTGAGGAAGATGACGGCTAACCCAGTCGGCATTTTCTCGAAGTACATGATAAATACTGCCACGAATCAAAGTTTCTAGACGCACTCGACTCTCTAAGGAATGATGGATAGACCCCAGGGTAGTGTCGGAAGATTTTTTTTCCTCGATAACGCTATCGCGATTGGGCAGATTCTTGAGGACTTGAGCAATCAGCTTTATACGTAATTCCTGCATCGAAAATGCTACTTGATAGGGATATTGAGGATACTCTTCCAAAATAGATTCAATTTTGTTAATCACAAATCGCAAGGTTGATTGGCTGATTTCCTGAGACATTATGCACCTCAATATAATTGAAATCGTTTTTGATATCAGGATGTCTAAGACTTCTTCTGTTTAAATAGTTTAATCCCAACAAACCACTGACAAAAGGAAGATTTCTGGAAAAATATGGGAGACTAGCCCTTTAGAGGGCAATGACTTCTTCGTACGCTTCGGAAAATATACCCTTGAGTGCATGTCAAAAAGCCCATAGGAGTATAGTCGCGTCTCACCCGCTCAAGAGCAGCGACGAGAGAGCGTCTAAAATTTTGCAGAATAATGTTCTTGTGGAAGCTCTGTGGCGGCTCGTGTCGAGAACCCTTCGGCTGGGAGCAAGAACCCAAGATAGCGCTACGCTTGATGCCATCGCCTGGACTGAACGAACAATAATCAATCGAATGCCTGTAGCAGCTTGTTGAATTGAATGATCTAATCCTAACTAAAATCTCTACAGATGGATGTTCATAGGCATCAATATTTTGGATTAAAAATTGGCTACTAAGATTACATTTGTTAACGGTATCTCATCTTATTGGATTGTAGGAAATAATCTAAGTTTGCCAAAATTTTGCACTATATTTAATTGTTTAATCGGGTGCTGTAAACATCTAGATTTTGGAGAAGGCAGGGCATTGCTGAAGAGGGATGTCTAGTCAAGGAGAATTTTTTGCACAAAACTAAAAATGTGGATAACATAGGCTCATTATGAATCGCTTTAAGAGTTGCTCAAGTGGGCCTTTGAAGCCTTAAGCAAGTGAGCAAAGCGCTGGAGCGACTTGCCAGAGCGCGATCCCCATCCGTCAAAACAGTTATTTGATTACCGCTGTATGCCTCAACTCCAAAGACATCGACTCCGTAAAAAATCAGTTTTTTATCCTTGGTTTAATAGCTGCGCTACCACCCCAGCCCCTCTCACCAATTATTGATTTGAAGCATTTTTTTGTCTTCCAACCCCAGTCAATCAGGGCATCCTCGGATTTATGTATGTCCTGGGATCACACTAGCGACGGATCTTTTGATCCCGCTTGTCTGTATACTGTATGACGGTTGATTAGTCTGAGTATACTTATCTCAAGATATTACAGCTCATGCAGTTTTTCGGACTTGTTTGGGTGACTTCCTGGGTCAGCTATATCCTTACCTCCAGCCAAGGTTTATTCAAAGTACCTGATTACCTTGTCAGTGCTTTTCCAGCCAACCTTTTGTCAGTGGTCAACAGTCCAACTGAACTACCAACTCCTCTAGTTTCGACACCCCTTTACTCAAAAATCTGGTCTTCTAAATCTCCGGTTGCCACTTTCCCTAATCTAGCCTTTCAGACGGGTGCAGGCAGTTTTCAGTTTCGACCCCAGCCCACCCAAACGTCCGTTCGTCCTCCAGTCCAACTCGATTTGCCACAAAACACATTCTGCCAGCCCAAGTCAGAGCCAGAAAACGACTTCTTGCGAGTGACACCCCTGTCATCTGTATCAGCATCCTGGGAGGAAACGTCTCCTCGTGAGGGTTCAAAAGCAACATTTCCTCAGCAGATTTTTCAGGTTATACAGAATTTGTTGCCTTGGCGTCAGCGGCGTGAACCCGTCAAAACGTTCGCGTCATCGGTTGTGGTTATGAGTACTCACTCGTCGGAACCGATTGCGGACAAACACCAGGGTGAGGGACAGCGTGTCAAGCGAGGCTTTTGGCGGTACTCACAACTTCTAACCCATCGAGCGTTTGCAGCGCCTTCTAAGCCGGAGCCAGAGAAGTTTCAAGTTTGGGTGAAGGAGCGCTTAATTGCGGAATTTCCCAGCCAGAAGCCAGCAGAACTGATGGCTGAGCGCCTGAAGCAATTTTTGTCTAACTCCTCTGATCCTTATTTGAATGCTTCACCTGTTCTACCCACCGTCTGGGAAGGGCAACCCGCTCTCAAGGTCGGCGATCGCCTATTGTTTAAAATTGATGATGCCCTAGCAACCGATTTAAACCACAATGCACAACTGTTGGTAATTGAATGGGCGAACAATCTCCGCATGGCTTTGGGAAAAGTGTCTTTGAAGCTAGCAGATGCCCAGAAGCACATGTACAACTTGGTAGAAACGCCCAGGACGTTTAAGGGTAACGCTTCTTGGTACGGTGCTTATTTTCATGGACGGCTGACGGCTACGGGAGAAACCTATAATCAACATGAACTGACAGCCGCTCATCCCTCTCTGCCG contains:
- a CDS encoding Lin0512 family protein, coding for MVRKRLIIEMGMGVDQHGQEATVAAARAVRNAIAHNALPGVWEVAGLSDPDQMIVEVQIAVPYPEQVREAEVLAVLPFGRKTLTVEFGGMVVQGRAIPSLNDKNDEMLIAVAAVTVWIESESM
- the dhaK gene encoding dihydroxyacetone kinase subunit DhaK yields the protein MKKLINNPDDVVRESLQGMAAAHSNLIKVHLDPHFIYRADAPIQNKVALISGGGSGHEPMHGGFVGFGMLDAACPGEVFTSPTPDQMLEAAKMVNGNAGVLNIVKNYSGDVMNFEMAAELAHSEGIEISNILIDDDIAVKDSLYTQGRRGVGTTVLAEKICGAAAEQGYDLKQLTNLCHKVNLNGRSMGIALTSCTVPAKGSPTFELGEDEMEAGIGIHGEPGRQRMPLKSVDEITEMLAVSIIEDMNYSRTVREWDADKSQWIEVELTDSPLQSGDSVLAFVNSMGGTPLSELYIVYRKLAEVCQKHNLQIVRNLIGPYITSLEMQGCSITLLKMDEEMIKLWDAPVKTPALRWGM
- a CDS encoding four helix bundle protein — encoded protein: MAKSNFENLQIYKLSESIADEIWNIVGNWEQFAKDTIGKQIVRSVDSIGANIAQGTDRHNFSEHQHYLRLALSSLNETRYWLRRAYTRHLLTPKQIHKLKPIVDELSLKLNAYLKSIRSD